Sequence from the Erythrolamprus reginae isolate rEryReg1 chromosome 2, rEryReg1.hap1, whole genome shotgun sequence genome:
AGGGCTGTTTGGTTTCCTCCCAACGGCCTGAAGGCTGAGAAGCAACCGGGCTGAAGCATGTCAGCTGCTGCTGCTTCAGGTTCCTTCCCTCCCCAAATCTAAGCCCGCTGGTGCTGCACGCTGTGAAACTGGTGACTGCAATTTTCTGCTGGTCGGAAGAGTTAAGATTTCTCCttaggggaaatataatattctgcgtCTTTTACAATTTCCCCCAAAGTTTCATtcttctggggggaggggggggaaaattCCACACAAAATTAATACCAAAGATTAAAAATAAGGAATGAAATGTGGAAAAGGCAGGGGTGGAATTGGGGAGGAGGGGAGGTGTTACCTACTACTCCATCAAGGACAACCACATGTAATCCTCACTTAATAATTGGCTCACTGAGCCTtccaagttacaatggtactgttGAAGGAGAGGTAGTCATATAGGTGTAGAAAAAGGAGTTTACCAATTCAGATTCTGTAATCGGTGCACTTTTATATCATGGTTTCAGCATCCCACCCTCAAAATCttgatttgtgaccttcccagctgtcttctgacaagcaaactgaGTGGCGATGCCAgaaggaagtttatttatttatttatttattacttagatttgtatgccgcccctctccgaagactcggggcggctcacaacatgtaaaaacaaatcataagcaatcagacaaatttaaaatatttaaatatttaaaaaacccatatactaacagtcatacacacagacataccatgcataaattaaacgtgcccagggggagatgtttcagttcccccatgcctgacggcaaaggtgggttttaaggagtttacggaaggcaggaagagtaggggcagttctaatctccggggggagttggttccagagggccggggccgccacagagaaggctcttcccctggggcccgccaaccgacattgtttagttgacgggacccggagaaggcccactctgtgggacctaatcggtcgctgggattcgtgcggcaggaggcggtctcggagatattctggtccaatgccatgaagggctttaaaggtcataaccaacactttgaattgtgaccggaaattgatcggcagccaatgcagactgcggagtgatggtgaaacatgggcatacctaggtaggcccatgactgctctcgcagctgcattttgcacgatctgaagtttccgaacacttttcaaaggtagccccatgtagagagcattacagtagtcgaacctcgaggtgatgagggcatgagtgactgtgagcaatgagtcccggtccagatagggccgcaactggtgcaccaggcgaacctgggcaaacgcccccctcgccacagctgaaagatgttgttctaatgtgagctgtggatcgaggaggacgcccaagttgcggaccctctctgagggggtcaacaattccccccccagggtgatggacggacagatgggattgtccttgggaggcagaacccacagccactccgtcttatccgggttgagcttgagtctgttgacacccatccaggccccaacagcctccaggcaccggcacatcacttccaccgcttcgttgactgggcatggggtggagatgtaaagctgggtatcatccgcatattgatgatacctcaccccatgtccttggatgatctcgcccagcggtttcatgtagatgttgaatagcaggggggagaggaccgacccctgaggcaccccacaagggagaaacctaggagtcgacctctggccccccactaacaccgactgcgaccggccagagaggtaggaggagaaccactgaagaacagtgcctcccacccccagcccctccagccggtgcagaaggataccatggtcgatggtatcgaaagccgctgagaggtcaaggagcaccaggacagaggataaacccctgtcccgggcccgccagagatcatccatcaacgcgaccaaagcggtttccgtgctgtaaccgggcctgaaacccgactgccggggacctagataatcggcttcttccaaggaccgctggagctggagtgccaccaccttctcgacaaccttccccatgaagggaaggttggagactggacgatagttgttaagtacggctgggtccagggagggcttcttgaggagggggcgcacaagcgcttctttatagagtgatggaaaaactcccctccccaaggaagcgttggtaatctcctgggcccagctccgtgtcacctccctgctggccgaaaccaaccaggagggacacggatccagtaaacaggtggcagaactcacagctccaatggccttgtccacttcatcaggtgtcaccagatcaaactcttcccagacaggtggacaagtacgtgccccagtcacctcgactgactcgttgtcagtcgactctgttttacaattggagtcgaggtcggctcggatccgagcgactttatcagcgaaaaacgtgttaaagtcctcggcactactctgtaagggctccccaactcccccctgattaagaagggagcgggtcaccctaaacagagcggccgagcgggattccgctgatgcaatcaaggcggcatggtacgcgcatcttgccgccttgagcgccactttgtaagtcttaataaaagctcttacaagtgttcggtcggattcagacctactcttcctccatcgcttctctagacgtctcttctggcgtttcaactcccggagctcctcgttgaaccatggagctctacggggtctagcgcctcggagaggtcgcaaaggcgcaatccggtcaagagcctccgctgcggccttgttccaggcctccgcaagagactctgccgaactgtggacaagtgcctctggtataaccccaagcgccgtctgaaagccctcagggtccatcaggcgtctggggcggaacatcttaattggttccgcctccctgcggggaaggattggagccaggaagtcaagccgtagtaggaaatggtctgaccatgacaaaggcaacgcatctaagccccttagtctcagaccattactcaattgctcagaaaggaataccatgtcaggtgcgtgtcctccctcgtgagtcggaccctgaactacttgagtcaggtccatggctgtcatggtggccatgaactcctgtgccaacccagaggtttcgccgagtgacggcagattgaagtcccccaggacaataagtccggggaactccaccgccaacccggctacttcctcgagtagcacaggcagggcttttgacacgcagctgggaggcaggtacgtgagaaataagcccacctgaacccctaagtccaacctcatcaagagagactcgcaacctgcaatttccggagcaatgagtctacgcaggcaaaggctctccctggcaacaatagccactcctcccccccttccctggggtcgaggttgatgccatatctgaaacccggctgggcaaatttcagagagaggaacacctccctccgggcccagccaggtttcagtaatacaagccaggtcggcctcctcatccaggatcaggtcccggatgaggagagctttatttaccaccgacctggcattgagcagcagcaacctgagtcatGTGAAAATACCTTTATCAACCCACAGTGACTTGTTTAAGAACTGCAGAGGAACAGATATCATTTGAAATCATGCTTCATGTTCGGGTTGCTTAGTGACACAGATGGTAGTCCCAATTGCAGTCAATAGGTGAAGACTGCTTCAATTAGGATGTCACCAAAGGGGTCGTGGAAAGTGGTTTTTGTCCTTACTGGAGCTTAGTGCTTCCATGGGCAAAACTGGTACTTCAACTCCATtgtggtgctccatcactagaggcttttaaaaagaactGGATAGCCACTTCTCTGAAATGGGATAGACCCACTCACATTGCAGGCAGTATCGTGACATATTGcgatgttttttgcctttgtggagctcGGGTGAGCATGGCCTCCATAAGCCCACAGTTCACCAGTTTGACAGgctgatttattcattcattcattcatttcttaattcattcattcgacttctatgccgcccaatcccgaaggaatcGGAATtgttgggcggcttacaacaataataaaaatacaatataaatagatacaaagggataGAGTCTCCTTCTTGAGCAGAGCCTGGATTAGAAGgcctgcaaggtcctttccaattctgttattctcttctgttcttctggGATGACATTTTTTATGTCCTGATAAGTAAAACCATACAAATCAAAGAGTGTGTACTTACTTTTTCACTTGACTATATTTGAAAATAACCCTCTGCATTGCTAAGAATTTGTGATTGACGCAGTCAAAGAGTTAATTTCAACATTGAATGGATATTCTACCTTGAATGTGGATAGTTTCCCATTTGTCATgattaatataacataaaaaaatttcttttattttctcatcATCTGCAACCATTTTATGCACAATTAAAGATACAATTTCCTTTGAACCTTATAGACAAAGAGGAAGGCAGTAACAGCACCCTGGACAATTGAGGATAACATTGAACAGCAAAGCAAGTCAGTccagaaatcaaaatattttccattccCTTCAGAGAGGCACACAATTCTTCACCTTCCTCAGCAGATGAGAGAGAAATGGGAGAAATTCAAGAGGAGATTTTTAGCTGGTAAAAGTAGAGTGTGAAATTCAAGCATAACATTACATGAAAAGACAAGAGATATTATTTTACCATTAAGCAAAGGAGGGAAATATCTGTAATTTACTCCGGAGGAAAAGGTCTCCTGGAAAGCCACATAGAGCAGGTAGTGTTGCAGGCCTTTCACTGGGAGGAAGAAAACAGCTTGAATCAAAGCTTCAATAGACAAGGGATCACCCATATATTTTACCTACTCAGTAACATTATTTGTGGAAAAGCTGGATAAACGTGCCGGTTGTGAGAAAGATACAACTTAGAAATCACAGCTGATTATGCCCAAAAGGATCCAAACTGGAGAAAAGCCATACAAATACTCTGAACGTAGCAAAACCTTTTATCAGAACAACTCCGTTGTGGTTCTTGGAAGGATCCATACAGGAGAGATGCCGGACAGCTGCTCGCAATGCGGTAAATGCTTTAGCAATCATGGCgatctggtgatacaccagaggattcacaccagGGGGAAGGCATTTGAATGTTCTGTTTGTAGGAAAACATTCCGTAGAAATTCCCACCTCATTgtgcaccagaggactcacactggagagaaaccctttgaatgttctgtttGTAGGAAAACATTCAGTAGAAATTCCTACCTCATTgtgcaccagaggactcacactggagagaaaccctttgaatgtcctgattgtgggaaatttTTCAttaagaattccagcctggttcaGCACCAGTGGACTCACAGAGGagataaaccctttgaatgtcctgattgtggaaaaagtttcactcTAAATTCCAGCCTGGTTGaccaccagagaactcacacaggagagaaaccttttgaatgtcctgactgtggtaaaAGTTTCAGTCGAAATTCCAGCCTGgttcaacaccagaggattcacacaggagagaaaccctttgaatgtcctctttgtgggaaatgtttccgtAACAATTCCAACCTGGCTAAGCACCAGAGTACTCATatgggagagaaaccctttgaatgtccttacTGTGGGAAAAATTTCAGTCTGAATTGCATACTGGTGGTACACAAGAgaattcatacaggagagaaaccttttgaatgtcctgactgtgagaaacGTTTTAGcaataattccagcctggttgACCACCAGAGaactcactcaggagagaaaccctttgaatgtcctctttgtgggaaatgtttccgtATGAAATGCAACCTGGTTtcacaccagaggattcatacaggagagaaaccttttgaatgtcctctttgtgggaaatgtttctgtGACAATTCCAACCTGGCTCAGCACCAGAGGATTCATACGGGAtataaaccctttgaatgtccttactgtgggaaaaatttcagtcagaattccaagcTGGTGCTACACAAGagaactcatacaggagagaaaccttttgaatgtcctgattgtgggaaacgttttagtgttaaatccagcctgctgaaacacaAGATGATTcatacaggggagaaacccttggaatgtcctgattgtgggaaaagttaccGTCATTATTACTCCCTTATCatacatcagaggattcacataggagagaaaccctttaaatgtcctgactgtggtaaaagttttagtcagaattccaacctagTACTTCACCAGCGAacacatacaggagagaaaccctttgaatgtcctgactgtagtAAAAGTTTCAGTCGAAATTCCAGTCTGGTTCTACACCAGAGGagtcatacaggagagaaaccctttgaatgtcctgactgtggtaaaagttttagtcagaattccagtcTGGTTAGACACCAGAAGTCTCACACAGGAGGGAAACTGTATGAGTCTCCAGACCAGTAGTGATATTCAGTTACCTTCACCATCTATTTGGAAATGTAAGCATTCCTGTGCTCCACTTCTGCGGATGGATGTGCAGAACCTGCTGCCGGCGCTACCGTTTCATTTGACCCGTTGCAAACCGGCAGAATACCACCACTGGTCCAGAATATCAGTGCGAGGCCGAAGCCATTATGTGGAGTTAGAGATTTCGGCCTGCCACAGcataaggggggatgggaggggcagTGAGTAGTTAGTGGGAAAATTACTAGACACAACAAAAGATTCCTTCctccgtttgttctgcctcaaatGAAGAGAAGGGGAAGTTGATAAACCCCTGCACACGGACTGCCTCTCGttatgaacttgtgggtgtggggatgtaagatgaaccttaacttaagtgggattctgggaagtattcaGAATCGGAATGGCTATGGAGTAACCagcatggttctgttaataaataaagctctgattgagagaatttgactgggacttgatttatttctcaggtgctatttggaacgctgataCTCAGTACTAGTGTTAATCTTATAAATCATGTCCTTATACAGAAAAGGTAAAAAACATTTTAGTGCTCTGAGTAGGAAAAATTACACTATTATCACACACAAGAAAATCCACGAGGCCTAAAGTGATAAGTGTAGAGAAGGCTTGAATTTCATTTCTATTGTCCTATAACTCCAGGTGAGAAATTGATTAtttaaattgattaaattaaataGTGTTTGCCTGATGTTTTTAACGCAATTATGTAATGGTATTAGATGGggcagaagaaaggaaaaaaatggaacatATTGCTTTGCTAACAGCTATCTGGCCTTCAGCGTTAGAAGTTGTTGGCTATTTATTTTTGTCGAAATTGGGTAATTATGTAAATATCTTTTTGGGAgttttctttgcatttttatgATTGTAGCTGATGCTACGTGCAATGAGTCCCAGCCTTTTTTCTCCCTGGGTGATACAGAGGGGTTCACCGTTCTTTTTTCCCTAAAAGTTGCAGGAATTCATCGCACCAAGCATGTCTGTTTAGATTCTGTCAAGAACGAGGCACGCAAGTGGAAGACGAATAGCAAATATATTGGGGGAGTTTAGGGCAGTGATAAAAGCAGTGTAAAATTTCAGATGTAAACGCTATTCTGCCTTGCAGGTGACCTTCATGGTTTCAAAGCCATAAGACGCAATTTGATTGAAACATGTCAGTTGCTACATATTTCTTatatcatgatttttttttaaaattttcaaaaaatttaAGAATTTTAACAAACATGCACAAAAgtacaaacaatacatttaagaaACACACAGGTAAAAAAATGAACAataacaaaaaagggggggaaagaaagaagactaAAGGAGAGGTGCCaacatgtatatatacagtggtacctctacctaaaaatgcctctacttaagaacttttcttgataacaactgggtgttcaagatttttttgcctcttctcaagaaccattttctacttaagaacccaagcctggaaaaatttcccaggaaatctgagagaggcacgaaggcctggacagtttcctgccattacccctttaatcccagccatctcgggcttttctgggctgccagaggagccttttggtggggcttacctctgagaccgccttctgcacgaatcccagcaaccgattaggtcccagagttggccttctccgggtcccatggactaaataatgtcatctggcgggacccaggggaagagccttctctgtgtcggccccggcGCTCTGGACCCGACTCCCCTCCATCGTGATGCCTAACCAGAAGCTCTCACCAGATTTTATTCCATTGGTGGTACATACTCTAAAACTGGTTCTCCTTCATATTAGGGTTGACTTGTGGTTTTATGGACGTTTTCTTTTCATGGAAACAATATGGAACTCATGTCTCTGCTCTCtcctgtgatttttttaaaaacttctgtaCCTAGCAAACAAACACATACTTTCCTAGTGGTGCATCATCCATGCATTATTCTAGAGGAACTGTTCTTAACTTAGGTTTTCTGTTAATAATAGCTATTGTGCAGCCTTTGGAATGTTCTGTTATATAGACAGTCCTATCCTTACACTGGTCCTAAAAAAGTAGTTCCTCAAAGTTGTGGCCATCACAGTTATTTGGGAGTGGCACTGCCTTGCAATTAcaatagttgcagtgtcccacaGTCAGGCAGTCGTCATTTGGAACCTtcacatttcaattcaattcaatttattagatttgtatgctgcccctatctgaaaactcagggcggctcacaacaataataaaaagagtataataatggaacaaatctaataataaaattatattaaaaaaaacccaacaatttaaaaaccatacaacacataccgtgtttccccgatagtaaggcagtgtcttactatctttttacccccaaaagccccactgtgtcttactttgggggtatgtcttatattgtcctgggcaccggggccggctcgtcttcgggctttggcccgggcgaggcctcttctcctccaggcgggcggcgttaggcgtccacccacccccagccccgtaCTGCTTTACGGGCCGGAcgattgggggggcgggggggacgcGAGGCAAAGGAAGTGAAGGGAACTACGGGCGCCGGGAAGGCGCGGAGCCAGGTGCAAGCGTCGCGGCGCGCGTGTCatttcagacccccccccccgccgtttcccgcctccactcaccaaattgacagggtgaaggtagccgttcccggagggctcttcttgcccgGGGTTTTTTTACGCGCCTTGCCCGTCGCCGCGCCCCGGCCTTTGCCCGGGgagccccgctaagccttctgcgcctgactcggcgaggcgagagggaagaaggagaagcgcaagtggatgcggagcgcccgggaggcatttatccgcccgggaggcatttatccgtccttcgctttgacggcgctggtccgaagcgagccgagcagaggggagcgccgtccttcgcctcgccgccaccgcttcttccccggcttggcaaagcgaaggatggcgctggtccgaaacgccacaaccccttcagcggaagatggagaattctcgctcgcaggaaaaacaatccaggctcgccaacccggaaatgcgaggcgaaggacggcgctggtcatcgggctccccccccggcaatacccccgtgtttccccgaaagtaagacatatgtcttactttcggggtatggcttatattagccaacccccctgaagccccccatatgtcttacaatcgggggggtcttactatcggggaaacacggtacataccaaacataaaatataagaaagcctgggggagatgtcttaattcccccatgcctagcgatataggtgggtcttgagtaacttgcgacaAACAAAATTGATAGGAAGTTGTAAGTCACACTCATTGTACATTTTGCTTCTAACAAACAAAATTGATAGGAAGTTGTAAGTCACACTCATTGTACATTTGGCTTCTAACAAACAAAATTGATAGGAAGTTGTAAGTCACACTCATTGTACATTTGGCTTCTAACCAACAAAATTGATAGGAAGTTGTAAGTCACACTCATTGTACTTTGCACTAAAGAGAACAtgatgatttgcttaatgaccacagctAGATCAGGAATGTTCATCATGTTTTAAGTTGGCATGtttagtaataattaataataataataataataatttattagatttgtatgcctcccctctccgaggactccacaCCAGTCAGGAATGGACTTGTTGATCCCAATGGCTGTGGTTAAGTGAGCACTACGTTAGTCAGGATGCCATCATCGTAATTATGCACaatattttttgccttttttcttaCAGGCAATGCCCAACTTAGAACATtttgtttagtaaccattcaacacttctgaaaaaagtgacttatgattgtttttgACATGCTTGTTGCAACAtctcccagggtcacatgatcaaaattcagatgcttggcaaagcAGCCATATGATTACCCCGAAGCAGTGATGGGCACCTACAgaaacggtcaggaatgcagttctggtagcaaaatttggagctccaccccagagcacccaatttgcactaaaagacgtcgaacaaaatgcacaagccacacccagtgtggtagtaaaagaaaaacaggcattgctgaaagaatttataatttataatctgtGTTGAACAAAGATATGGGTCTATCATTTTGAATATGGCAGTTATCCGTTCTTTCCTTGGTATCAGGGCGATTTATGCCTCCCGCCAAGATTTTGGCATCTTTCTTTTTACTAATACTTCATTATGTAATTCCaataaaaagtcataaaatgggccatttctgctcTGCTACTCCCTCCAAGCTTTATTATGAAAGATTGACCTTGAAAGCTGCAGCCTTGAATTTGCTGTGGGACCAGCAGGAACAGTTCAATGGGCAAATTTTGTGGAAAGGAACAAGATGTAGTTTTGTGTAGTTGTAAAGGCACCAGGTTAGAATCAGAGAAACGCTCAGTTCCAGTCCCACCTGAAGCCCCAAAACATGTATTCAACCTTGCCCAGtcctctcagctctaggaagcaCGATTGGGGGGTGGAGGTGGGAGGAACCACTTCCAAAAACTCCCTTGCCAAGGGAACTGCAAAGCCAGGCATCAAGACTGACCCAAAGGCACAAAACCCGAAGTGAAGTAGTGTCCCCTTTTAGTACTTCATTTGCCTCAGTTTCTAAAGTCGGTGGCTGGGAGTCGAAAACG
This genomic interval carries:
- the LOC139158340 gene encoding zinc finger protein 84-like; translated protein: MPKRIQTGEKPYKYSERSKTFYQNNSVVVLGRIHTGEMPDSCSQCGKCFSNHGDLVIHQRIHTRGKAFECSVCRKTFRRNSHLIVHQRTHTGEKPFECSVCRKTFSRNSYLIVHQRTHTGEKPFECPDCGKFFIKNSSLVQHQWTHRGDKPFECPDCGKSFTLNSSLVDHQRTHTGEKPFECPDCGKSFSRNSSLVQHQRIHTGEKPFECPLCGKCFRNNSNLAKHQSTHMGEKPFECPYCGKNFSLNCILVVHKRIHTGEKPFECPDCEKRFSNNSSLVDHQRTHSGEKPFECPLCGKCFRMKCNLVSHQRIHTGEKPFECPLCGKCFCDNSNLAQHQRIHTGYKPFECPYCGKNFSQNSKLVLHKRTHTGEKPFECPDCGKRFSVKSSLLKHKMIHTGEKPLECPDCGKSYRHYYSLIIHQRIHIGEKPFKCPDCGKSFSQNSNLVLHQRTHTGEKPFECPDCSKSFSRNSSLVLHQRSHTGEKPFECPDCGKSFSQNSSLVRHQKSHTGGKLYESPDQ